A window of Flavobacterium psychrophilum genomic DNA:
AAAGGCTATAATTAAAGAAAACCTGCTGTAGCATTTATAAAGTAAGGTGAGTCGTTCCATCGTATCTTTTTATAGGCATGTTCCTGTTTTATGGTTTCAGGCAGGCAGCTCCATATTGTCTGGCTCATTTTTTCAAGCAACAACTTTCTCGAAAAAGTATCGGAAGTTACAAGGCTTATTTCACGCACAGGCTTAGGATCTTTAAAAGGCTTGAATAATGTACTTTCTTTTTCATTGAGTACAGACAGTTGCGGGATGATAGCAAAGCCAAGTTCTGCCCTCACCAGGTTTTTCAGGGTTTCGATAGAATTAATATCATAATTAAACTGCTCCCCTACTTTATCGTAGCTATCTTTCAATTCGCAGATATCCAGCATTTGCGCGTTGTAGCAATATTCATGCTCTAACAACAATAGGTTAGGCCTGTCATCGGGACTCAGCTCATAAAATTCGGCTTTCGCCATAGAATGTCCTTCGGGTAAAAAAGCAACAAATGGCTCATTAAAGACAGGATATTCCTTTAATCCCGGCATACCTGTAGGCGTTGCCATAAGGGCAATATCAATATCGCCGTTTTGTAAGCCATGAAGTAATTGTCCCGTACCGGTTTCCTTAATCGTAAAGTGCATATCGGGAACGACGCCCTTCATTGCTTTTATAAACTGCGGAATAAAATAAGGTGACAATGTGCTTATCACTCCAAGTGTTACATTACCTTCAAGGTCATTTTTTTGATGTACCACAAAATTGCGGATGGCATCGGCCTCATGTAGCACCCGTTTAGCCCGAAGAATAATTTCAGCACCTAGTAAAGTTGGCTTTAATGGTACTTTGGTTCGGTCGAAAATCCTGACACCTATTTCTTCCTCTAAATTTTTAAGTTGAATAGTTAATCCGGGTTGAGTAACCATACACACCTCTGCCGCCCTCGCAAAATGACGGTGTTCGTCTAGTGCAACGATGTATCGCAATTGCTGAATTGTCATGATTATAAATTTATTTTATAAACATACAAAATTATTAATTTGTTTTATACGTGTCTAATCAGATATCTTTGTAGTATCAAAATGGAAATGCAACCTTAACCGGACTAATTTGAAAATTTGATACATTTAATCTCACAAATAATAAACAACTTTTAAAATTTAATATCATGAAATTTACAAGAAAAGCAAACGCAAACTGGCAAGGTACAGGTATGGAAGGTAAAGGATTAATCTCTACTGAAAGCACCACTTTAGATAAGGCACAACTATCATTTAAAACACGTTTTGCAGATGGTGTTGGTACAAACCCAGAAGAACTTATAGCAGCGGCACATTCAGGATGTTACACCATGCAGCTAAGCTTCTTATTAAACGAAGCAGGATTTACGGCAGACAACCTTGACACCGAAGCCCAGGTTACTTTTGAAGATGGTACAATTACTAAAATTCATTTGAAACTGGAAGCTACAGTACCCGGAATTACAGAACAAGATTTCCAGACTGCTGCACAAAAAGCAAAAGAAATATGCCCTGTTTCTAAATTACTAAAAGCAGAAATTACATTATCTGCGACTTTAGTATAATTAGAATTCATATAAGCCAAAGCCTATTCATATGAGTAGGCTTTGGCTATTGGTATAATTGTTGTTTTGATTTAAAAAGCAAACTTTATTCAATACACAACCAAAAGCGGTTTTTTTATACTTTTTTTAAACATATTATTTTTATATGCACTAAAATTCATTAATTTCGCAACGTTAACAAACAAAAAAGATATATCTATCATGAATAAGAAAGTAGTTATCGTTTCTGCAGTACGTACGCCGATAGGCAGCTTTATGGGTGCATTATCTACCGTAACAGCTTCCCAGCTTGGAGCGGCTGCAATTAAAGGAGCGCTTGATAAAATAAAATTAGATCCTAAACATGTAGACGAAGTTATAATGGGTAATGTGGTTCAGGCAGGTGTTGGCCAGGCTCCGGCAAGGCAGGCATCACGTTTTGCAGGGCTACCTGATTCTGTTATTGCTACTACAGTAAATAAAGTTTGTGCATCGGGTATGAAAGCCGTTATGCAGGCTGCTCAGGCTATTCAACTTGGCGATGCAGATGTTATCGTTGCAGGTGGTATGGAAAACATGAGCCTTATACCGCACTATGTTCAAATGAGGACTGGTGCTAAATTTGGACCTGCTACTATGGTAGATGGTTTACAAAAAGACGGACTTACAGATGCTTATGACAATAACGCTATGGGTGTTAGTGCAGATGCAACTGCTGTTGAATATAAAATTACACGTGAAGAGCAGGATAACTTTGCCATCGAATCGTACACGCGTTCTGCTGCGGCATGGGATGCAGGTAAATTTGATAATGAAATAGTGCCTGTGGCAGTACCTCAGCGTAAAGGTGACCCGATTATGGTTACTAAAGATGAAGAGTATACTAACGTAAAGCTTGACAAAATTCCTTCGCTTAATGCAGTATTTACTAAAGACGGTACTGTTACTGCGGCTAACGCTTCTACCATTAATGATGGTGCTGCTGCACTTGTAATAATGAGCGAAGATAAAGCCAACGAACTTGGCCTTAAACCTCTTGCTTACATAAAAGGTTATGCAGATGCAGAGCAGGAACCAAAATGGTTTACTACAACTCCTGCTAAAGCACTTCCTAAAGCACTAGACAAAGCAGGCATCTCTAAAGATGATGTTGATTTCTTTGAATTCAACGAGGCATTCTCTGTAGTCGGTCTTGCAAACTGCAAAATATTAGGTCTTGACGCTGCTAAGGTTAACGTAAACGGTGGAGCTGTGTCACTTGGTCACCCACTGGGATGTTCCGGTGCAAGGATTATCGTTACGCTTTTAAACGTACTTGAGCAAAACAACGCTAAAACAGGAGCTGCGGCTATCTGTAACGGTGGTGGTGGTGCTTCTGCTATTGTTATTGAAAGAGCTTAATCAACATAAAATATAGTTTAAAAGGCAGCCAAGGCTGCCTTTTTTTATTATGGTCAACAGCAGTTTCATTTGCAGGTATATGATCACGGTTTGAGTGAAGCGTAGGCATTGGGCTTTGTGGCGTAAAGAAAATTATAAATGAGGCGTTTAAAATCATCCGCTGTTTGAGAAAAGGCGAGTTCGGATGGTTTAGCCGAATAAAATAATTTTTAGCGTAAAAAGTCTGAGCCTTGACTTTTTGTTTCTTTTGTGTCAAGACAAAAGAAATATATTACTTTATCCTAAAATGAAACTCATCAATTAAATCTAAAATCATAGGTAGAGAATGTTCAAAATTCTATTAAGACGCTTCAGAATTAACTACTATATTTGTAGCTTTGAGAAGACCTGCAATTAATAAGTATAATCAGTAAAAATAATAAATCCAAAGGATGTT
This region includes:
- a CDS encoding peroxiredoxin, whose amino-acid sequence is MKFTRKANANWQGTGMEGKGLISTESTTLDKAQLSFKTRFADGVGTNPEELIAAAHSGCYTMQLSFLLNEAGFTADNLDTEAQVTFEDGTITKIHLKLEATVPGITEQDFQTAAQKAKEICPVSKLLKAEITLSATLV
- a CDS encoding LysR family transcriptional regulator, whose protein sequence is MTIQQLRYIVALDEHRHFARAAEVCMVTQPGLTIQLKNLEEEIGVRIFDRTKVPLKPTLLGAEIILRAKRVLHEADAIRNFVVHQKNDLEGNVTLGVISTLSPYFIPQFIKAMKGVVPDMHFTIKETGTGQLLHGLQNGDIDIALMATPTGMPGLKEYPVFNEPFVAFLPEGHSMAKAEFYELSPDDRPNLLLLEHEYCYNAQMLDICELKDSYDKVGEQFNYDINSIETLKNLVRAELGFAIIPQLSVLNEKESTLFKPFKDPKPVREISLVTSDTFSRKLLLEKMSQTIWSCLPETIKQEHAYKKIRWNDSPYFINATAGFL
- a CDS encoding acetyl-CoA acetyltransferase (Catalyzes the synthesis of acetoacetyl coenzyme A from two molecules of acetyl coenzyme A. It can also act as a thiolase, catalyzing the reverse reaction and generating two-carbon units from the four-carbon product of fatty acid oxidation) translates to MNKKVVIVSAVRTPIGSFMGALSTVTASQLGAAAIKGALDKIKLDPKHVDEVIMGNVVQAGVGQAPARQASRFAGLPDSVIATTVNKVCASGMKAVMQAAQAIQLGDADVIVAGGMENMSLIPHYVQMRTGAKFGPATMVDGLQKDGLTDAYDNNAMGVSADATAVEYKITREEQDNFAIESYTRSAAAWDAGKFDNEIVPVAVPQRKGDPIMVTKDEEYTNVKLDKIPSLNAVFTKDGTVTAANASTINDGAAALVIMSEDKANELGLKPLAYIKGYADAEQEPKWFTTTPAKALPKALDKAGISKDDVDFFEFNEAFSVVGLANCKILGLDAAKVNVNGGAVSLGHPLGCSGARIIVTLLNVLEQNNAKTGAAAICNGGGGASAIVIERA